TCAGCCGATATAACTGTAGTAATTAATTCCTTATTACTCATCAGTAGTTTAAACATGTCATGTTCAGTAACAATACCTACAAGGGCAGTTCCTTCCAGAATAATAACTCTTCTTATCTTTCGTTCATACATTAATTTCATTGCGTCTAAAACCGATGCATTTTGTGAGAGTGTAATTAATGGATAACTCATGAGTTTTCTAATAGGAACTTCCAAGTCTGATAATGAAAATGTGCTTACTACTCTAACTACATCCCGCTCAGTAATGATGCCTACTGGATTTTTGCTCTCATTATTATCAATAATTACAACTGAACCTATATTGTTGTCTATCATAACCTTAGAAGCACCAAAAACATCTTGTTCTTGATCAATTACTTTAACATTTTTATTAACTATCTGTGAAATACCAATCGATTCTAGACCCATTAATTTTCTTATATTTCCTTTTATATTAAACTATATATTCTGAAACTGCTAGGTAATAAGATATAAGCAACAAATCTTGGTATTATTACTAATTAAAAGTATACAAAGGAAATAACAAACTTAGTTTACATGTGAAATTATTATTTCAGTATAAAATGATATCATACATTCAATAAATTCTCATTAACTTATACTTTTACTCATATACCCGTCCCCTGCTAAAAAAGATAATGCAATAGATAGTAGATTATATACAAAATTAACCATATATCTGATATATGCGCGAAAGTGGGAAAGTGCACTCATCAATCAGATGTATTTGATTAAACAATTGATGATCAGATATCAAAAATACATTCGAGTGCAATCGTTTAAATTGCAATCTCTTTATTAGATACATTATTATAGTTTAGAGAATAGCTTGATGATACTATGAGAAAATACCATATTCAAAATATACCAACACATTGTTACTCTACAAATATTTTTAGCAGCAAATTTAACAATAGAAAACAGCAATATATTACAATCCATGCCAACTCAAGAAACAGTTATTGCATTTGAACCAATATGAATAATAACCACGTGGAATAAAACCGAGACATATCAAATGTTAAAGAAAAATAATGCAAATAAAAACAAACAAATTGTAATATTGGGTGGAGGATTTGGAGGCATTGGAGTATTAAAAAATCTTCAAGATGAATTTCGGGAAAATAAAAACATAGAAATCACCTTAATAAGCAAAAATAATTTCCTTCTTTTTACCCCCATGCTTCCTGAAATAGTATCGGGAGCTATTGAAACAAGACATATAGTAACTCCTATTCGTTCATTTTGCAATAAATCAACGTTTTATGAGGCGGAAGTAAAATCAATAGATTTAGACAACAAAGAGATAACTATAACTCATACTATTGGAAGAGAAACGCAAGATTCTGATGTTGAAGAAAAAGAAGGACACGATCATAAACTTCGATATGATTATCTTGTTATTGCATTGGGAAGTGAAAACAATTTCTTTGGTAATTCTAATATCCAAGAAAATGCATTTACGTTAAAGACTATTACTGATGCAATTATTTTAAGAAACCATTTAATCAAAGTTCTAGAACAAGCAAACATAGAACAAGATGACAAAGAGTTGAGAAAAAGTTTATTGACTTTTGTAGTTGTCGGAGGAGGTTTTAGCGGTGTTGAAACGGTAGGAGCAGTTAACGATTTCATACGCGAATCTGTCAAACGATATTATCCGAATATTTACATGTCAGATGTAAAAGTCATCCTAGTTAGCGCTACTAATAATCTATTAGAACAAATAGATGAGGATCTAGGGCATTACGCTTTAGAAAAATTAAAGCAAAATGGAGTGGAATTTATTATGGATACTCTGGTTAAAGATATAGCCAAAAATACGACAATATTAAATAACGATATTGTAATACCTTGTTATTCTCTTATTTGGACTGCTGGAGTAACACCTAATAAATTAATTACAGATCTTAACTGCAAACATGATAAAAATCATAGAATTATCGCGAACAATTATTTAGAAGTAACTGGGTACGAAAATAGTGTTTATTCTCTAGGAGATTGTGTTTCTATAATCGATCCTCATACAGGAAAACCATATCCTCCCACAGCACAGCACGCAATAAAACAAAGTGATGTTGTATCAAAAAACATTATTTCTTCTATCAAAGGGAAACCTGAAAAAGACAAACAATTATTTGATTACAAATCAAAAGGAATGATGGCACAGATTGGTAAAAGAACTGGAGTCGCAATTTTCTTTGGTAAAATCAAATTGCATGGGATATTAGCTTGGTGGCTTTGGCGTATGTATTATTTAATAAACTTACCCACAACAAAAAAGAAAATCAAGGTCATTGGGGATTGGACATTTGATTTCATCTTTAAACCTGATATAAGTCAAATTCAATAAAGAGAAAGGATAGGAAGATTTTGATATATTTAAAAATAACAATAAGAAGAAAAGGGATAAGAGGATAAAAATGGACATTGAAACCATTCTCGTACTTCAAGGAGGGGGTTCACTTGGTGCTTATGAATGTGGAGTGTATAAAGCACTTTACAAAAGAGGCATCGAATTTGATATTCTCGCTGGTTCATCCATTGGTGCCATTAACGCGTCAATAATAACTGCTGCACAGAATTCAGAAAAAAATACTTCTGAAATCCTTGAATCTTTTTGGCTCACGCTTGCTGAAAATATCAACCCATCAGGTTTCAATTTTGAAATTCCATACCTATCTTTTGATAAAAAAATGGCTCTATGGGCTTCAATGCAATCGTCGTTTTTTGGTAATTCAAAGGCATTCTTACCAAAATGGTTTAGTCCCGGTTCTCCCTTTTATTTTGATCCATCCAATTGGACGTATCTCTATGATTTGACTCCACTCAGAAAGACATTAAAAGGGTTTATAGAATTTGAGAATCTCAAGAAAATTACTACTGACAAAAATGATAATAAATTCGACAAAAACAAATCAAACTCTGCAAGACTAATTGTAACTTCTACAGACATACAGAAAGGAGAACCAGTGATCTTTGATAATGCTCATATGGACATCGATGTAAATATGATAGCTGCTTGTGCAGGTTATCCTTTCTATGGATTAAAGTGGACCATAATAGATGGGAGATATCTATGGGATGGAAGTTTGTTAACCAATACCCCAATGATGGAGGTTATGAGAGCGTCCCCGCTAAAAAATAAGAAGTTATACATTGTAGATGTTTTTCCACGTCAGCAAGAAGAAATTCCCAGTAATATGATTGAAGTTTGGCATAGAGCCAGAGATATAATGTTTATGGATAAAACAGACACAAATATAGAAATGCTAAAGATTAGTGAAAAATATCTAAACCTCTTAAAGAAAATGCACGATATTGTTAACTCAGAGGATGCGAAAATAGATCAAAGTACAAGAGATAAACTAAATCAATTAGATTCTGACTATCGTTCCTTAACCCAAAGTCATGGCGCAGCCATAATGGATGTGGTAAGAATAGGTAGAAAGGAAAGAGATTCGCATTATTTATTTGAAGATGCAGACTTTTCTAAATATAGGATAAAAAGACTTATTGAAGAGGGTGAAAAGGATGCAGAATCTAAGCTTAAAAGGGAAAAGAATGTTGTAAAGTGATTCTATATGAGGAGAAAAAGATATCAACGTACTCATGGTGTTGTGATCTCAAAAACATGTTAATGATCAAGTGCATTATGTAATGGTATTCGATGATTTCCCATTTTGGTTACGGTTTGCACATTTTATAAATATAGTCTTTATCATTTTATTGATCAGAAGTGGTGTCGAAATACTTAGTGCTCTTCCAAAGTTATACTGGAATGATCATGCAAGACCAGGTACAGAGTGGATAAAATTTACCAAAAAAAAGTTCACACCTAATTTTAAGAAAAGGACGTGGATTTCCCTTGAGGAAGAAGAATCTTTTTCATCGTGGATAGCGTTACCGGGTCACAAGAACCTTGGAATAGGCCGTCACTGGCATTTTTTATCCATTATTTTCTGGATATCTAATGGTGCAGCATACTACATCCTACTTTTTACAAGCGGTGAATGGCAGCGGCTCATTCCTACTTCATGGTCGATTTTACCAGAGGCTATTAATGATGTGATGTTGTACGCAAGCTTTCAATTTAATCTTCCAGGTAATCCTTATGATTCAATACAACAACTAACGTATTTTAGCGTAGTTTTCTTACTTGGTCCATTCATGATTGCAACAGGTGCTGCAATGTCTCCTTCTATAGATGCTAGATTTCCAAGGTATCCCAAGATCTTTGGAGGCAGACAGGCCGCACGATCTCTACACTTTCTCGGAATGATTGGCTTTGTTTTGTTTATTATAGTACATGTAGCTATGGTTATATTATCCAATTTTTCAGAAAACATGGGTAACATTTTCTTAGGTCAGGCTACCAGTTTTGGCATCGCAGTTGGAATATTTGCACTTTTTGTTCTTGTAGTTGTAGCAGTTAATGTCTGGGCTACTGGCATTTCACTTAAAAATCCAAGGCTTGTACAGCGCAAACTTGGCGCTATAATAGATCCCATAAGACAAACTTTGTTTAATAAAGTTGTATCAAGACAACAGTTTTCAAAATCAGATGTAACACCTTTTTTTAGAGTTAATGGTTATCCCCCTGATACAAAAGAGTATGAAAACCTGATGAGAAATGGCTTTTCTGACTGGAGATTAAAAGTTCTGGGATTAGTAGAAAAACCACTTGAACTCTCACTTGTGGATTTGTATGCATTAAAAAAAGAGATACAAATTACAGAACATTCTTGTATCCAAGGATGGACCGCTATAGGAGAATGGGGTGGAGTTAGTATGAATCATCTTCTTTCAAAATGCAAACCTCTCCCTCAAGCAAATTATGTAGTGCTTTACTCTTATCAATTTACTGACGGAGACCAATTTTATGAGGCAATTCCAATAGAACTTGCTAAACACCCACAAACCATACTTGCGTATGAGATGAACGGGGATTTATTAGATATACCTCATGGGGCACCGTTACGATTGAGAGTTGAAACTCAACTTGGATACAAGATGGTAAAATGGATAAAATCTATCGAACTTGTAGACGATTATAAAAATATAGGTATGGGGCAAGGAGGACATCGTGAAGATCATATGTATTATGATTTAGGTGCAGGGATTTAGAAGTATAAGAGATATGTTTAGACCTGAAATACATCGATCATGGTATAACAAGTTCAATGTCCTGTGCTGACCCTGTTAACTTAGATGCTTTCCCAAAATTATCTTTCTATAGATGATCATACAACAAGAGAAACTGTACCAACCCTATTTCTCGGCGTTCTTCTTGTACCTTGTAAATAATTTTCTAAACCTGTTGAGCAA
This Candidatus Nitrosocosmicus oleophilus DNA region includes the following protein-coding sequences:
- a CDS encoding molybdopterin-dependent oxidoreductase; this translates as MVFDDFPFWLRFAHFINIVFIILLIRSGVEILSALPKLYWNDHARPGTEWIKFTKKKFTPNFKKRTWISLEEEESFSSWIALPGHKNLGIGRHWHFLSIIFWISNGAAYYILLFTSGEWQRLIPTSWSILPEAINDVMLYASFQFNLPGNPYDSIQQLTYFSVVFLLGPFMIATGAAMSPSIDARFPRYPKIFGGRQAARSLHFLGMIGFVLFIIVHVAMVILSNFSENMGNIFLGQATSFGIAVGIFALFVLVVVAVNVWATGISLKNPRLVQRKLGAIIDPIRQTLFNKVVSRQQFSKSDVTPFFRVNGYPPDTKEYENLMRNGFSDWRLKVLGLVEKPLELSLVDLYALKKEIQITEHSCIQGWTAIGEWGGVSMNHLLSKCKPLPQANYVVLYSYQFTDGDQFYEAIPIELAKHPQTILAYEMNGDLLDIPHGAPLRLRVETQLGYKMVKWIKSIELVDDYKNIGMGQGGHREDHMYYDLGAGI
- a CDS encoding CBS domain-containing protein — its product is MGLESIGISQIVNKNVKVIDQEQDVFGASKVMIDNNIGSVVIIDNNESKNPVGIITERDVVRVVSTFSLSDLEVPIRKLMSYPLITLSQNASVLDAMKLMYERKIRRVIILEGTALVGIVTEHDMFKLLMSNKELITTVISADFPIPQKELYDDFSHFWFSNSFYK
- a CDS encoding patatin-like phospholipase family protein, whose amino-acid sequence is MDIETILVLQGGGSLGAYECGVYKALYKRGIEFDILAGSSIGAINASIITAAQNSEKNTSEILESFWLTLAENINPSGFNFEIPYLSFDKKMALWASMQSSFFGNSKAFLPKWFSPGSPFYFDPSNWTYLYDLTPLRKTLKGFIEFENLKKITTDKNDNKFDKNKSNSARLIVTSTDIQKGEPVIFDNAHMDIDVNMIAACAGYPFYGLKWTIIDGRYLWDGSLLTNTPMMEVMRASPLKNKKLYIVDVFPRQQEEIPSNMIEVWHRARDIMFMDKTDTNIEMLKISEKYLNLLKKMHDIVNSEDAKIDQSTRDKLNQLDSDYRSLTQSHGAAIMDVVRIGRKERDSHYLFEDADFSKYRIKRLIEEGEKDAESKLKREKNVVK
- a CDS encoding NAD(P)/FAD-dependent oxidoreductase is translated as MLKKNNANKNKQIVILGGGFGGIGVLKNLQDEFRENKNIEITLISKNNFLLFTPMLPEIVSGAIETRHIVTPIRSFCNKSTFYEAEVKSIDLDNKEITITHTIGRETQDSDVEEKEGHDHKLRYDYLVIALGSENNFFGNSNIQENAFTLKTITDAIILRNHLIKVLEQANIEQDDKELRKSLLTFVVVGGGFSGVETVGAVNDFIRESVKRYYPNIYMSDVKVILVSATNNLLEQIDEDLGHYALEKLKQNGVEFIMDTLVKDIAKNTTILNNDIVIPCYSLIWTAGVTPNKLITDLNCKHDKNHRIIANNYLEVTGYENSVYSLGDCVSIIDPHTGKPYPPTAQHAIKQSDVVSKNIISSIKGKPEKDKQLFDYKSKGMMAQIGKRTGVAIFFGKIKLHGILAWWLWRMYYLINLPTTKKKIKVIGDWTFDFIFKPDISQIQ